In a single window of the Pocillopora verrucosa isolate sample1 chromosome 4, ASM3666991v2, whole genome shotgun sequence genome:
- the LOC131785214 gene encoding uncharacterized protein: MFLVFIFLLFIIWPNLLLEAAASQGGHDIYRPPQTVRQDVFVREEFRYLNVPRIGFYTVDDSIDCVFKCLSHTSCFSVNLAASRGMDGKFWCELLSSDKYRNSTELLGNKSSHHFVTKSPCSSSPCKNEGTCVPSYKYGIFECLCKKGFIGEFCEKGFKSCRDAYNSYKSNASELVTLHFGAKTTSVLCQMGDFGCGDGGWTPVMKIDGNKNTFLFSSGYWTDKSEFNPSGGTTGFDSQETKLPTYWNTPFSKVCLGMKVNGLLRFTLITSQASSLHSLIADGHYRSTSLGRNKWIALTNSKAHLQPNCNKEGFNTQTIHRRARVGILGNNENDCNTCDSVMGFGLDSTACGDLHSFRALCYILVQ, translated from the exons GTGGCCATGATATCTACCGCCCCCCACAAACTGTTCGACAGGATGTGTTTGTGAGAGAAGAATTCCGTTATCTGAACGTCCCCAGAATTGGATTCTACACAGTGGATGATAGCATTGACTGTGTATTTAAGTGCCTCAGTCATACGTCATGTTTTTCTGTGAACCTGGCCGCGTCTAGAGGAATGGACGGAAAGTTTTGGTGCGAGCTGCTCTCTTCTGACAAATACAGAAACTCCACTGAACTCCTTGGAAACAAGAGCTCCCATCATTTCGTCACTAAG TCTCCCTGTTCTTCCTCGCCATGCAAAAATGAAGGGACCTGTGTACCAAGTTACAAATATGGCATCTTTGAATGCCTCTGCAAGAAAGGCTTCATTGGAGAATTCTGCGAGAAAG GCTTCAAGTCCTGTAGAGATGCATACAATTCATACAA GTCGAACGCCAGCGAGTTGGTTACCTTACACTTTGGCGCGAAAACAACTTCCGTTCTTTGTCAAATgggagattttggatgtggaGATGGTGGATGGACACCAGTTATGAAGATTGATGGCAACAAG AACACTTTTCTATTCAGTTCGGGATACTGGACTGACAAAAGCGAATTCAACCCGTCTGGTGGAACGACTGGCTTCGATTCACAAGAGACTAAGCTACCGACCTACTGGAACACACCCTTTTCCAAggtctgtctcggtatgaaggtTAACGGACTGTTGAGGTTCACTCTTATCACCAGCCAGGCTTCCTCTCTTCACTCTCTGATTGCTGATGGTCATTATCGGTCCACTTCACTGGGTCGGAACAAGTGGATAGCGCTCACTAATTCAAAGGCTCATCTCCAGCCCAACTGCAATAAGGAAGGATTCAATACCCAGACCATCCATCGCAGAGCAAGAGTCGGAATCCTTGGGAACAACGAAAACGACTGCAATACATGTGACTCTGTAATGGGGTTTGGTCTTGACAGCACAGCTTGCGGTGATCTCCATTCCTTCAGAGCCCTGTGCTACATCTTGGTTCAGTGA